The Prunus dulcis chromosome 5, ALMONDv2, whole genome shotgun sequence genomic sequence AGTTCAGGTATCTCATGGCAATGATTTCACCCTTGAGTGGCTCTTTTAACAACGCACTAATGAAAGTGGGTCTTGGATCCTCTTCTATCCCTAAGTTTATCTCCTGTAACGGATCTTCCATTTCTGGTAAAGAGTCATCTAATGCTGCTGGTGCAAAATCTAGTACTTCCTCCTATAAACTATCTTCCTGTTCTTCAGTGCTCTCATGGATGAATTCTGCCATGGCTGGATTCTGCATGAAGAGCTTCATTTCTTCCCAATATATCAACAATATTTTTGTAATGGATCGGATTGCTGCAGCTCGATCCTTTTCTTATTGATTGGTAGTAAACATCAGAGTTCTGGAGGTTTAGAACAAAAGGTCTATTCCAGTCCTCTAGAGAATTGGCTAGACCATCTTCAATGAGTCTCTAGGTCGTGACACCATGGCGGCGGCCGTTCTGGTTGACTCCGAAGAATGTGAAAAGACCAAGGTCATCATGATAATACCTTGCCTCAAAACACATGGCAGATGGTAGAAATGGCCGTGGATTAGCCTCTACTATCTCCATGACATCTTCTTCATCCCAAAGGGCTAATTGCTGATGCAGAGTGGAAGGAACACATAAGCTTTGGTGGATCCAGTTTCTGCTAAGCAATGCATTGTAAGTGGTAGAAGTTGTGTCTACCACaaaaaatgcaatcttcagCTCCTTGGTTCCAACTATGACGTCTACATCTGCTCCAACTCCCTTTTGGTTCAACGCTCCGTCTACGCGCAATTGCCACATGTCTCTGGGTTGGCTAGGTTCAGCAGAGGTTCCATCTACTTTCgaactttcctttttgttgaccagcttctcttcttcatctgATGGGGTAAATTCTGCGGCGAAGTCTGCTAAAGCTAAAGCCTGGGTTTTTATTGTAGTTTTTGGCCGATAGAGGAGGTCATATTGGCTTAGCTCTATAGCCCAGTTCATAAGTCGCTGAGAAGCTTCAGGGCCACGGAGGATTGATCTCAAAGGATAGTCGGTCATGACGATGACTCGATGAGCTTGGTAGTAGGGTCGCAGCTTTCTCGCGGAAACTATAAGAGCTAGAATGAGCTTTACCAATTTCGGGTAGCAAGTCTCTGCATTgaggagagcttttgacgTGTAGAATATCAGATGTTGGGCCCCTAGCTCTTCTCGGATGAGAGCTGAGCTGACAGCTGAGTTGGACACTGCCAGGTACACGAAAAAGTCCTCACCGGGGACTGGCTTTGAGATCAGGGGAGGTGACGTGAGATAAGTCTTCAGATTCTGGAAAGCTACTTCCCACTCCTCATCCCATTTGTCTCTTTGTcctttcttcaaagctttgaaaaaTGGTCTACACTTGTCAGTAGATCTCGAGAGGAATCGGTTGAGGGCCACTGCTCTGCCCCTCagaatttgtattttgttcaCTGTGGAAGGCGACTTCATCTCGAGAATGGCTTTGATTTGACGTGGGTGTGCCTCAATACCTCATTGTGTGACTAGGTATAACAAGAATCGGCCGGAGGATACACCAAATGTGCATTTACTAGGGTTCAACTTCATGCGATACTAGCAAAGCAGGCTGAATGTCTCAACGAGATTTTTGATCTGATCTGCACGTTTTGGGGCTTTGACCAGcatgtcatccacatagacCTCCATGGTTTTGCCGATCTGCTCCTTGAAGATTTTATTCACGAGCCTTTGGTAGGTTGCTCCGGCATTCTTCAGCTCAAAGGGAGCAATAGGTCCCTCTCTAGATGATGAAAGAGGTTTTTGCCTTGTTGTCCTCGTGCATTAGGATTTGGTTATAGCCGGGGTAGgcatccatgaagctgagTAGCTGATTGCCAGAAGTGGAATCCACCAGTTAGTCGATTCTCGGCAATGGGAAGTTGTCTTTAGGGCATGCTCTGTTGGGGTCTATGTAATCGACACAGACTCTACATTTgcccttttcttgttttgccacCAGAACAATGTTGGCCAGCCACTCCGAGTAGGAGACCTCTTCGATGAAGCCGGTAGCTAGGAGTTTGTCAATCTCTGCTTTCGATGATAGCGACCCACTCGGGAGCGAAGTTGTGTCTTTTCTGTGCCACTGGCTTGCTGGTAAGGTTGACATGGAGTCGATGGCAGATGATGTTCGGGTCGATGCCAAGCATGCCTGATGGCAACCATGTGAACATGCCTTTGTTGTTCTGGAGGAAGGTGGTCAGCTTCACCTTCTCGTCTGGGCTTAGGCCTGAGCCGATCTGCGCTTTTCTGTCTGGCTGGTCAGGATCCAAGGGTATTAACTCGACGTCCTCTTCAGGTTTCCATCCTTCTTCAGAAGAGACCTCTGGACAGATTTCCTCGATTTGGTCATGACACTAGTGCTACAAGGGAGCAAGATTCGGTTGTTCAACCTCCTTCAGATCTGTCTGGCTCACCAGGAGGAACTGTACTTGTGTGCTTTTCTTCAGCCCTTGGGCGGAGCATTTCCTTGCCATTGCCTGATCGGTGTTTATTTGGCTGACACCACCCCCAGGAATTGGGTATCGAATTTTCTGATGTGTGGCAGAGGTGATGGCATTGATCTTGCCGATCCATGGTCTGTCCAGGATGCCATTATAGGGTGAGACCTCATTAATGACCATGAATGTTTGCGATCTGGCTGATTTGTTGATCTTTGCCTCCAAGCCCATCTGCTGGATGACCGCCAGTTGCAAGATATTGGCTGCACTGCCCTCATCTGCGTGGATTCGGTCGACCATGGCCTGGGCGATTTGAATGCTGATGACAAGGGCAtcgttatatggcatgtcgaGGCCGATTAGATATTTCTTTGGGAAGCCGATTACATGATCGTCTTTTACTGGTGGAAGGTCGATCAACATTTGGGAGATCACGGTGGCCTgtttgatcttcctcttccttttcttcctggTCAGCCCACACTCCTTATAGTCGGCTAGGATTATGTTAATTCTTATGACCTTTTGGGGCGGCTCCTTGGTAGTGTCACGATCTTCAATCCACTGGATGGCCTGCTTCGCAATGAATTTCGTGCAGTGACCTTCTCTCACGAGTTCTTCAACATGCGTTTTCCTAGCGAAGCAGTTGTTCATGGTGTGCCCGTGCATCCCATGGAAGGCACAGTATTTGCTAACATCCTTCTTGTTCGGATCTCCTTTCAAGGGTGGTGGTCTTCTTACCCAAGGTTTGTTCTTCCCGTGGACTAAGATTTGATGTATGGGGATGGTGAATTTGGTGTAGTTCTCTCCTGCCGTAGTGTTCTCTTGTGGGTGTGACCTACGCTCGTCTTTTATCTTGTTGCTAAATCCGTCGCTTCTTTGGCCTGCTTGCTTAGTCGGCTGATCTTCTTGGTTGGTAGACTTCTTTGCGGCGATTTGATCATCATCCCAGAGCTCGTAGAGTTCCGCAATCTCGTAGATCTCTGCCAGAATCTAGCTGGGAGTGATGGTTAGCTCGCGGTACAATTCGTGCTCAGCCCGAGGGCCTTTCTTGAAAGTAGAGGAAGCGATTCAATCGTCACATCGTACAATGTTGGCCGTTTATGCTTTGAAtctcttgatgtaatctcaAAGGGATTCGTCGGACTTCTTGCGCAGGTTGTACAGGTGGTCAAGGTTCTTCTTGATTGTCCAGTAAGAGGTGTATTATTTGGTGAAGACGTAAGTCagctccttgaagctgctgATCGACCTGGATTGCAGAGTGTGGAACCAGTCTTGGGCGGCTCCTCGCAAGGTTATCgcaaacaccttgcacatcAGTGTGTCGTCAGCCTTGTGGAGGATCATGAcacttttgaagtgttttaGGTGGCTCTCGGGATCAGAATCCCCTTGAAGTCTGTGAACGTGGGCGTTGAGAATCACTTCGGGGTTGCAGCCTGCTCGATTTCGGCAGTGAAAGGCATAGAGTTTGCCTAGTCTATCCCCTTACGTAGTgcatcttcaaaattttcgcCGGTCTTTAAGTCTCAAAGTCGGTCattcacaagcttctcaacaTCTTCCGCACACATTGCTGGTCAGCCACGTTGACGACCTTCATGATTTGGGCCATGCTGACTGACTTCCTCATTGATTTCCGAGGGTCGACGTTCTCGCCTGCGCTACCTAGGCGGCGTGTGGACTGTGCTTGCGAAGGATTTTCTGTAGCTTGTCGACGAGAATCGACTCTTTGAGAGTGAGCAGCGGAGCGCCTTTCCCATGGTCCTCATTGTGAGGGTTATCCAGTTGACCTCCCTGGGGACCTAGCCTTTCATGAATGCTCCTCTGTGAGTAGATAGCTGAGTATCTTTCTTCAAGATCCTCTTTGCGATGGTTGTCTGGCTGAACTCCCTAGGGGCTTAGCCTTTGATGTACATTTCCCTTCAAGCCCAGGCTGGAGCGGATGTCAAGTCATGGGCCCAGCTTTTCAATCACATTGTTCCTTAAACTCAATCTGCTCTGAGTGTGGCTCGCAGATGCTTGCCACATGTCGGTAGGCCGATCACTTTGTTGTCCCTCGCCTTCTCTGCTCACTCTTGCTCGACCTGCTTGGTACCCCTCGAGTTGTCTACCGACGAGTTCGTCCATCCTTCTCTCCTGGCCCggttgtccaaggccaaggttttgagctAAGCTTATTTGGTTGAGAAGCTGCCTCATTAGATTGCTTTGGTCGTCCATTCTTTGAACTAGCTGGTCAACCCTTAGATTAAGGTATgcttgacttcgtggatcAGGAGGAGAGAAGTATGTGGAGCCCAATTGCAcacgggctagggtttcattaGAGGTGTACTCGGGAGCATGCGTCGAGCGTGGAGGCAATGGAGGGAATGCttgaagttgctccaagattGGGCCTAGGTCGGCGGTGGTAATGAGCCCACCTTGATGGGAGGTACCACCATGCTCGGCAGCGGTGGCAGGTGCGGTGGTCTCAGCTGCGAGTCAGGTGGATGGCACGGTGGTGAGAGGTGGTGATGCCACCATATCGATCGCGGGATAGTGGGTGGAGTGGCTTTGGGCCGTGGCGGATTTAGCCATCGCGGCGGTTTTGCCTCTCGTCTTCTTGcctccaaccatggttgtttggaaggcttaggtggattggaaaataagTTTGGAGCACACTTTGAGTATATCttgtgctctcaatgaaagcaccaatttgtgggagcaaatttccccaccaGAATATTCGATTGGAAAGATTCTCCTTCCTTCTTCaccgcctctttctccctgcaaaatagaacaaataagaggaccacacatggggggtgttggccaaaggccctccgatgcctaaattagttcaattgaatcatatagaaaacaatagctaatagGGTACGGAGATATGTTTATGGTGTAAACCGGGTGGGAGaagccttatgtaaaagagagggagagaagaggtggctagggtttgagaggaattttctgCAGAGTTTTCGTAGAGATTTcagacgtacctcaacccttgtgtgtggcCATCTTTTTATAGTGGTTttggaggctagggtttcagaggaataattccgtagatggaatggaattattcctccccaatttggaattgattggattaattagggtaaatcaattCCCTAATttggtaggtatcaaatcaattcctaatttaattaggtaactcctcatttaattgggaattgtggtaggaatcaaatcaattctcaacctaattaggtaacattccatttaattgggtaatccccaattaaattgagtaactcccaattaggttgaaTAATTcacaattaggtcaaataatcctCAAATGGaatgaattatttgacctagggttctAATTTAATTCGGTTCCCACAATATATATGAGGCTTGTGTCTTGGTTAGGCGATCTTAAGGGCTTATTGGGAATTGATTATTTCCTTTTCAGCGTTTAATATCCCCGATAGGATCCTAACATGTAAACTCGATTGTACTATCAAAGAGAATAAGGAACGGTTGACCCAAAAATAGGACATATATTGTAGCATGTAGGGCTTGTAGCTTTTATATCCCGTACTTGTAGATTCATGTAATTCAGTTCACTAATTGTATATTATGGAAGTAGTTGACTTGAGTGTGTGTCATGATGTGAATGTGTTGTTTTTAAGGTCTGAATCCATTAATTTAGACATCAATAATCTCTGTATACGTGTATTCTTTTCTTTACTTGAATGCTAGGACGAGATGATAATGTTGAAAATGTTATATGGTAACGTTAATATCACATTGTCAATTGATTCATGGAAATTGTGTGCACAGGAAGCACAGGAACAATGAATTTCCTTTAACTAAGATGtgaaaatctttaaatttgttttgaattttaactAGATTGGTGCATTTTTGGATGTTCATTGCATGATCACGCAAAAGGTAATCTGGACAGTGGCAGAGCCAGAAAATTTTCACAGAGGGGGCACCttatatattgaaatatatttttctttagggTGACAATGAAACTAATTTTTTACTTGATACAAAATCCCTAATTTTTTATACTATATTATttacatattatattaaaacTATCTACTGAACATCGATccatggaaaaaataaaatgaaatgtaatttattaaaaatacacACTAAGAAAATTTGAACGGCAATTTATCACTACAAATCGAAGTACGACAATAAAAGATGTGAAATGGTAGGAATGATaatgagaaaaggaaaattagaaaaatacaaagaaagaaatacaTGGGCACTTCACAATTTGGTTAGAAAAGTATGacatatatgtattttaattaatcatGCGGTTGGATAAGAAGGTTCAATAGCAATGCCACAGAGTCCTTCCTTGGCAGGAATGCCCCTTTGCATCGTCACATATCCACTCTCCCCCCACCGTGCCCCAAGAATTCCTCCCCAGCCAGTATTTAGTCCCATCACTACTAGTCCCGCACCATGATCTAAGTTTATACCACATGTTCCAGTGAACACACCACTTGAATAAAACTGGAATGTACAGCCACTTGTGTCAATGGCAACCGAAATTGGTTGGTTAGCGACGGCTTGCAACATagcatttttgttgtttttaggCACATTCTCGTACCCGTTTATGGACACTGTTTGGGATGCAGCCTTCTGAGTGTTGCAACTAGTTCCATTTACACCCTGGTAGGGGTAATTAGCTTCAGTTGTCAGCCTTCCTTGCGTTGGATGAATTGGAAAGCGTCATCCATTAGACCACCTTCACAGCCATGATCTTGACCTGTAGTGTCACAATCCACAAGCTCTTGCTCTCATAGTGAGATTAAGTTTCCGGTTTTGAGCTGGTTAACCCCTTCTGTCGCTGCCACTGCTGAGAACACCCAACAACATcctataaaattgaaataacatGCCTCATCATTCAATAACATGTTATGTTGTGAAACAGTGAATGCGTCATCATTTAACAACTTGTTTAATACTTACCACATTTGCCTTGGTCCTTGATAGGCGTCACTGCACCCTTTTCTCTCCAATCCACTGAAGGTAGCACATCAGTGACATTTCAATATCTAAAACTTGTAGCTTTCGTGGAATTGGACATGATCAATTTGGAGGATCGTTTCATGTAACCATTACGAATTTCCTGAAACTCCTCATTGGTTAGGTCTGCAAATTCATTTAAGCTTAGAGTGAAGTAGTTCTGACCCATGTGTTTGTTAAAAGCGTCAATGAACTCCTAGTTGGCCTTGATAATATCACGAAtcgcctctctttctcctcagCATCCTTATAAAAAAACTGGCCCAAATTGAGCCATCCAGTCTTCATGTCTCGCCAACATGGTTTTCTATCATAAATTTGGCGAGACGATGCTTGAGAGGAGCAAATGgccaaaatgaaaagaaaagctaaGCAGACGTATTGGCCTTGATTTGTGAGAGCCATGGTAAAAAGTAAATAAGCACAATTGGTACGTATTCTatggaaatatatttaatcTTTCATGGGCACAAGACATTCAATGAGCATCTGCGATTTTATAGACATAAACTTGTTGTGAGCCGTCCTTTTCCTCATAGTATACTAGATGGGGGACCTGTCTTTCTACGTGCCTTCGAAGATTTTCTGACTTAGGCACACAATAATTCAATGTTTTGGGCCGttaatcattatttttttgctaATTTCACATTATCCTTTACTAACAGTATAAGAAGATTAGCTGAACTTAACTCATTTTTTTGATAGACGAGTAATTGATGGAATTACGAATGGAGTCGGTATTGcgagtttatttatttaattctttttttaaggaaatgaACAAGTGATCCATTACAAGTCATGGATCCCCTTCGATCTTAATCACTTCATAAACTACTTAACGTATTAACCAGGCACAAAATGATTCAATTTTTTGGGGCCTTAATGATGATATGGGTTGTGATGTGTGTCAAATCCAATTTGAACACatcattatttatttgctACTTTCACGCTATCTAGCacattattttaaagaaaagacCAAATTTTCAcattaaagtaaaaaataaaaatcaaactaGTATGAACCATGGAATTTAAGCTTAGTATAATTAAGGGCTAAATTTTGATAGGTGACATGTTAAAAGTTTAGTATTTTGATTAGGAGATTATTAGGTTATAAGatagattttaaatcatatttttcttctccttaaATAGGTCCTAAATTGAATcttaattaagaattaataaagtaaaaattaaaaagactAGATTAATCGACATGGCAATATCTTCACGGATATAATACTTGAGTGCACTTCTAATTACACTTCCTTGTTTATACTAGTTCTGAATTCACGAAACATAACTGTGAATATATCATAATCGTAACTGTTGATTTCTTAAACCACAATTTATCTATCTTTgcaatcaaaaagaaaaattcactGAAATTGGAGATTGATTTAATATCAGACGGTTTTCGTCTTCAATTCCTTAAATTAGTTCTGAAAATGCTTGTGCACTTTGGCGAACTGCTCGCACTCGGGATGAGCTTTCTCAACGACCAAACCAAGAGGGTAGGCAACGCGGTGGCCTGGTGCGATGACATCGACGCTGTCTCCTTCCAATAGGTTGAGCTTCCGGGTGGCCACCGGTGCAGTTTTCGATTTGTTGTTAGGGTCGACTTCGTGGGAAATCTTGCATTCAGGGTCAGGGCTGTGTAGCAGTGTCACTTGACAATCATCCACAGGCTCCTTAGATTTGTCCAACTTAAACACGTACAGTCCAAGCTGGTTGGTTTCGGCCTCTTGGCTGGATTTTATGTTCCCCCCTCCCTACACTCCAATCACACCGTTGCACCTGATGAATGGGCAATGTGCAGGCATGCACGCATAAATCTCATATTCAAATCTTATAATCGACATTTAGGTAGTTTGTTACCTACTTATTAACGTTACGTACCTGGAATCATCTTACTTATCTCGGTCATAGACTTCAATTGGCAGTTGTCACAGTAGACCAGGCCGGTGAGGTAGATTTTGTCATCGGTGGTGTTGGAGTAAGCGAAACTGAGGAGggacaagaaacaaaaggaagaggCAAGGACGGTAGTGCTAGACTTTCTTGACATTGTTGATGTTGAGTTTGCTAGTGTTGGTTCTATTCTATGCATTGCTGATTATGAATTAGACAgggctttcttcttcttataaaGGGAAAAGAAGCAAAGAATTAATGCATATATTTTGGAGAGTTTTGTGAGcctttgtttgtttacatGTGGAATTGAGACAATTACTCACCCCCCTTGACCCGCTCTTGATGGGACTCGAGTTCAGGAGAATAACTTGCCTGCAGTTGATCAACAActtaaatgaataaaaaattgatgattcgAGAAGGTCACCACAGTAATTATATGTGGCTGCAAGCCAATAGTTAAGGACCTTAAGGGTTTGTTTTGATAGAAAActattaataataatagagTAATGTATTTTAACCaatttttcaatctttttattttattttgttcaattcaCGTACCCTGATTCATGAATATGCTTTATTTTCGAATTGGGGCATGACAAGAGTCCAATCGACAAGGACCCTTTCCCATCTGCCTAGACCAACATGGTGAATGCAAATTTAGCTAAGCCGAATCAAACCTTAGCCAAGGTTGGATCAAACATGACTACTGTTGAAAGAAGAGCAAAATAGGTCATAGTGGATCCGAAGGCCAAAGGCATGACAAAGATGCGATTTGATTTGGCACTAAATGTGGCTCAGCTGAAGCCAAATGAGCCAGCAATGAGGTAATCCAAGCAAGCAAATCCAAGAGgttggagaatgagagaattGTAAGCCAAGCCTAGAATTCCTGCCCACGTAGCCCAATGTTGAAAGCAATTCCAAGTTCGAAACAGTTCTACGTATTGATAAAAGATAAAAGTAATGTTAGAGAAACTACATCATTGTATCGCATAATGTACCACTTCTCTAATAAAAGTATGACCCACCAATACAAGTAGGTCTCATATCTATCAGAAAAGTGATTCATAATGTGGTTCAATAATATCTTCtccctaatatatattttcccaAAAACATACATACTCGTCAGCATCTTGGAATCAAAACATGATTGTATggtttgttatttatttatttcataattTGTTAACTAATTAGGTAGTCGATTGAAAATAGGTGTGCCTCATTTTTCTGTGCGAACAAAATTATACATGGACGAATCGGTCAACTTAATAGCGTCGATAAGAATATGGTTTTAGAGAAAACTTCAAGAATATGGTTTATCCGGAATATTATTAGctcaaaaaaaaacttcttctattttgttttcgGTGTGAGGGTTTTGTTGACACGTCATATCACTGAGCCAATAGTATGGTGCCACTTGACCAAGCAGCTGGATACCTCTAAGGACTGACCTGACCCGTCATAGTCTAATAAGCAGACCAACTGATCCGATCAAATCTCTAGACCATGGGTATCACATCTAGTCGGCTCGGTGATCCAACAACTGGTCCCTTGATAATTAGTGTGATGGAAATATCgagatattatcgatattgataaaaattgaataaaaactacggaaattgtaaaaaaaaacttggtaatttttattgaaactttgggggatgtttatttagtcaattatacattaatttatcacaaaaaattgaaaggaaatgcattgaATGAtgagtttaattaatttaagtttGTTTGTATCATACCTGGCCCGCATCTCATGCCATGACACGTGGAAGGGGTATGACACTAAGGAAGGCAACATGGCCCGCGCTGGCAAACCCAATAGTACGAATCAGTAGGTCTTTTCTACACCCACGACTGATTCGACGCACAACATGGCCCTGTAAACCATGCTGGCAGGTCTAATCCTACAAATCGCAGACACTTCTAGCTCCATCCGCCGATTGTTCACTGGCCAGCCCACGGCCGGTAAGTGTGTTCGGCACACCTTGCCAATTCTACGCCTTAGAAGGCATCTTGTAGGATGTTCTCGGGTTCATCGCTAGGATATTTGTTGGGACACGTGTAGCCTCGGAAGGCACTCCcacgagtcccacatcgaaactaagcataaaaaaaaacccataacTCCCTATAAATATAGCTTCTCACCCCAGATACAGGGTAAGACTTGCTAGTTGACACTTATGTCCTTGCATTGTCGATAGCTTGCCCTCATCCCCTTAAGCTAACTTTAGCATCGAAGGGCCTTCAATCGGTAGCATTGAGGATTTACTTGCGAAAGTTTCCGTCAATCATTAGTCAAGCACAACTTTCTCTTCCTCATCCATAGGCACACTGTCAATGGCATGCAACGATGttagataataaataaaagggcTTCTTAGATCTAGGTCGAAAACGATTAGTTTAGTCGTCGCgtttttggttttagatgTAGGTCCTGTTCAcctattttatgtttgttcctgtgatggtaaggtaaagttccccattgcctt encodes the following:
- the LOC117628898 gene encoding uncharacterized protein LOC117628898, with amino-acid sequence MDDQSNLMRQLLNQISLAQNLGLGQPGQERRMDELVGRQLEGYQAGRARVSREGEGQQSDRPTDMWQASASHTQSRLSLRNNILAEIYEIAELYELWDDDQIAAKKSTNQEDQPTKQAGQRSDGFSNKIKDERRSHPQENTTAGENYTKFTIPIHQILVHGKNKPWVRRPPPLKGDPNKKDVSKYCAFHGMHGHTMNNCFARKTHVEELVREGHCTKFIAKQAIQWIEDRDTTKEPPQKVIRINIILADYKECGLTRKKRKRKIKQATVISQMLIDLPPVKDDHVIGFPKKYLIGLDMPYNDALVISIQIAQAMVDRIHADEGSAANILQLAVIQQMGLEAKINKSARSQTFMVINEVSPYNGILDRPWIGKINAITSATHQKIRYPIPGGGVSQINTDQAMARKCSAQGLKKSTQVQFLLVSQTDLKEVEQPNLAPL